The Humidesulfovibrio mexicanus genomic interval ACCGTGACGAGGCCGAGTGCTGCTGGTTTCAATCCACGCCCCCGCGCGGGGGGCGACTGCAGTAAACCCGCGCGCGATTCGGCACTGATTGGCGCGCGATTCGGCACCAACCGCTAACGCTCCCTTTTCGCCTCATTCACGCCCATCCTCCGGCTTCGGGTAGGGCCGCGCGGGAAGCCTCAAACGGGCCATCCAATCCCGCTTCAGGAAGTACACGTAGCGGAACTGTCGCAGGCTTCGGCGCACGGCCCGGTGCAGATTCTGACGCAGGTGCCAGCCCCGGCTTGTTTTAGTCAGGTGCGCCGTCAGCAGCATCTCGTGGTAGGTCTCCCCATCCAGCTCATAGAACCGCGTCATATGGTGGCCGCAATACAGGAAGTTGGCGGCCTGGTAGACCACGCCCCAGCGGCCGCACCGCTCGTCCGCGAAGCTCTGAATCCACGCCACGGTGGGCATGGCCTTGCGAATATATTTGATGGCCTGGCTGATGGCCCGGCTCTCGCTGTTGCGCGGCGCGGCGTCCGCAAGCCACATGCGGTTCAGCTCCAGGTATTGCCCCTGCACGGTGCCCTCCACCACCTTGCCCGCCCGCGCCGGGCACAGGGCGTAGCCGAATTGGAGCACCCCGCACAGCTCGCCCCCAAGGTACACGCCCAGGTGCAGGTACGAGTTGTTCACCACGCGGCGCGAATAGTGGTGTTTGATGATGATCTCCCTGGCCTGGCGGCAGGGGATGAGAGCCACGAAGAACTCGCGGCGCCCAAACCCCTGGCACCCGGTCGGGCCTTCA includes:
- a CDS encoding Mom family adenine methylcarbamoylation protein, whose amino-acid sequence is MGTSPRPYHPPKTSEYQPPQGEHAGYIEGPTGCQGFGRREFFVALIPCRQAREIIIKHHYSRRVVNNSYLHLGVYLGGELCGVLQFGYALCPARAGKVVEGTVQGQYLELNRMWLADAAPRNSESRAISQAIKYIRKAMPTVAWIQSFADERCGRWGVVYQAANFLYCGHHMTRFYELDGETYHEMLLTAHLTKTSRGWHLRQNLHRAVRRSLRQFRYVYFLKRDWMARLRLPARPYPKPEDGRE